A genome region from Pseudomonas sp. N3-W includes the following:
- a CDS encoding ATP-binding protein: protein MIKDHRTKARPFALSGWSLQRKLVLAFWLVSVIPTMIAAELAATTLSQIFDSNVRIWLQESTKIVQDEITEILRDNARVAQLFLRYTRPPTDRQSAKHDKLTTDIADSMGIDVVALIRDSDNKVVFSTAADDIVRQISTAPKAVLQTLQLSGIATGTVVSTFATEQAGVDYKLVIATYLDSSFLTSVADVHSLDLRLYLAKGDRFSEIFSTQRFEDHPAVVPEKIQQILSTTHQPTEQFTSRYSGIYRPILSESGELQGVIFSGLRRNTSLVGLVNQSNLFILIFILSSAASLAVGWLVSQRLTKPLRGLSNGVQAVIAGDYRQRLPVTGGDELAELSSTFNHMSERLEELQNLESQLRRRDRLHALGEVAMGLAHEIRNPLGIIKTATQLLHRRADLPETDKRHLEYVVSEVSRINDLITEFLDFAKPSAPMRSTQPARTLVDELVGFCAPELASHNIDVRIDDQAPGATIYADARQLKQAGLNLIVNAIDAMPDGGRLTLSIRNDTTYTIIGVTDTGQGIEADMLERIFTPFVTTKASGTGLGLAKVFSIMENHDGRIECISEKDAGATFSLYIPAHGEDFDEGSDDA from the coding sequence ATGATCAAAGACCACCGCACCAAAGCCCGACCTTTTGCCCTTTCCGGCTGGAGCCTGCAACGCAAACTGGTGTTGGCGTTCTGGCTGGTCAGTGTGATCCCGACCATGATCGCCGCCGAACTGGCCGCCACCACCCTGTCGCAGATTTTCGACAGCAACGTGCGGATCTGGCTGCAGGAATCGACCAAGATCGTCCAGGACGAAATCACCGAGATCCTGCGCGACAACGCCCGGGTCGCGCAGCTGTTCCTGCGTTATACGCGCCCGCCCACCGACCGCCAGTCGGCCAAACACGACAAGCTGACCACTGACATCGCCGATTCCATGGGCATAGACGTGGTGGCCCTGATCCGCGACAGCGACAACAAAGTGGTATTCAGCACCGCCGCCGACGATATCGTGCGCCAGATCAGCACCGCCCCCAAAGCCGTGTTGCAAACCCTGCAACTCAGCGGTATTGCCACCGGCACCGTGGTCTCGACCTTTGCCACCGAACAGGCTGGCGTTGACTACAAACTGGTGATCGCCACCTATCTGGACAGCAGTTTTCTCACCAGCGTGGCCGATGTGCACTCTCTGGACCTGCGCCTGTACCTGGCCAAGGGCGATCGTTTTTCAGAGATTTTCTCTACCCAGCGCTTCGAAGACCACCCGGCGGTCGTGCCGGAAAAAATTCAACAAATCCTCAGTACCACCCACCAGCCGACCGAACAATTCACCAGTCGCTACAGTGGCATCTACCGGCCGATCCTCAGCGAAAGCGGAGAACTGCAGGGCGTGATCTTCAGCGGTCTGCGGCGCAATACCAGCCTGGTCGGGCTGGTGAACCAGAGCAACCTGTTCATCCTGATTTTCATCCTCAGCTCGGCGGCCTCGCTGGCAGTTGGCTGGCTGGTCTCCCAGCGCCTGACCAAGCCGTTGCGCGGTCTCTCCAATGGCGTGCAGGCGGTGATTGCCGGCGATTATCGACAGCGTCTGCCGGTCACCGGTGGCGACGAACTGGCGGAACTGAGCAGCACCTTCAACCACATGAGCGAGCGTCTGGAGGAACTGCAGAATCTGGAATCACAACTGCGCCGCCGCGATCGCCTGCACGCCTTGGGTGAAGTGGCCATGGGCCTGGCACATGAAATCCGCAACCCGCTGGGCATCATCAAGACCGCCACGCAGCTGTTGCATCGCCGGGCCGACTTGCCGGAAACCGACAAACGTCATCTGGAATACGTGGTCAGCGAAGTCAGCCGGATCAACGACCTGATCACCGAGTTCCTCGACTTCGCCAAACCCAGTGCACCGATGCGCTCCACCCAACCGGCGCGCACGCTGGTGGATGAACTGGTCGGCTTCTGCGCCCCGGAACTGGCCAGCCACAACATTGACGTGCGCATCGACGATCAGGCGCCCGGCGCGACGATTTACGCCGACGCCCGGCAGCTCAAACAGGCCGGACTGAACCTGATCGTCAACGCCATCGATGCCATGCCCGATGGCGGGCGGCTGACCCTGTCGATCCGCAACGACACCACTTACACCATTATCGGTGTGACAGACACCGGCCAGGGCATCGAAGCCGATATGCTGGAACGCATCTTCACACCGTTCGTCACCACCAAGGCCTCGGGCACCGGCCTGGGCCTGGCCAAAGTCTTTTCGATCATGGAAAACCACGACGGGCGTATCGAATGCATCAGCGAAAAAGATGCCGGCGCCACGTTCAGCCTGTACATTCCGGCCCATGGCGAAGACTTCGATGAGGGCAGCGATGACGCATAA